A stretch of the Vitis riparia cultivar Riparia Gloire de Montpellier isolate 1030 chromosome 13, EGFV_Vit.rip_1.0, whole genome shotgun sequence genome encodes the following:
- the LOC117929267 gene encoding probable phosphoribosylformylglycinamidine synthase, chloroplastic/mitochondrial, which yields MAAACEITATEFLWGTRRQNLLLQRNSHAQKSRLLWGTFHVRKPKLGLSNRGTSLRCRAQAKPRAVVSGGVTSPLDEKSNLVQKPTAEVIHFFRIPLIQKSATAELLKSVQTKISNQIVDLKTEQCFNIGLEGGLSGQKLLVLKWLLQETYEPENLGTESFLDQERRDGINTVIIEVGPRLSFTTAWSANAVSICRACGLTEVTRMERSRRYLLYVKAGSALQDHQINEFAAMVHDRMTECVYTQKLTSFETSVVPEEVRYVPVMERGRKALEDINEEMGLAFDEQDLQYYTRLFREDIKRDPTTVELFDIAQSNSEHSRHWFFTGKIVIDGQPMSRSLMQIVKSTLQANPNNSVIGFKDNSSAIKGFLVKQLRPVQPGLTCPLDTSIRDLDILFTAETHNFPCAVAPYPGAETGAGGRIRDTHATGRGSFVVAATAGYCVGNLNIEGSYAPWEDPSFTYPSNLASPLQILIDASNGASDYGNKFGEPLIQGYTRTFGMRLPSGERREWLKPIMFSAGIGQIDHVHITKGEPDIGMLVVKIGGPAYRIGMGGGAASSMVSGQNDAELDFNAVQRGDAEMAQKLYRVVRACIEMREDNPIISIHDQGAGGNCNVVKEIIYPKGAQIDIRSIVVGDHTMSVLEIWGAEYQEQDAILVKPESRSLLQSICERERVSMAVIGTINGEGRIVLVDSKAIQRCHSSGLPPPPPAVDLELEKVLGDMPKKVFEFKRIDHEREPLDIAPGITVMESLKRVLRLPSVCSKRFLTTKVDRCVTGLVAQQQTVGPLQITLSDVAVISQTYTDLTGGACAIGEQPIKGLLDPKAMARLAVGEALTNLVWAKVTALSDVKSSANWMYAAKLEGEGAAMYDAAMALSEAMIELGIAIDGGKDSLSMAAHASGEVVKAPGNLVISVYVTCPDITKTVTPDLKLEDEGILLHIDLSKGKRRLGGSALAQVFDQVGDESPDLDDVPYLKRAFEGVQELLADGLISAGHDISDGGLIVCVLEMAFAGNCGIALDLTSHGNSLFETLFAEELGLVLEVSRTNLDMIMGKLHGVGVSAEIIGQVTATPMIELKVDDVTHLNEDTSYLRDMWEETSFQLEKFQRLASCVDLEKEGLKSRHEPSWKLSFTPAITDKKYMTAISKPKVAVIREEGSNGDREMSAAFYASGFEPWDVTMSDLLNGVISLQEFRGIVFVGGFSYADVLDSAKGWSASIRFNQPLLHQFQEFYKREDTFSLGVCNGCQLMALLGWVPGPQVGGVFGNGGDPSQPRFVHNESGRFECRFTSVTIKDSPAIMFKGMEGSTLGVWAAHGEGRAYFPDGSVLDSVIDSNLAPIRYCDDDGKPTEVYPFNLNGSPLGVAAICSPDGRHLAMMPHPERCFLMWQFPWYPKQWNVDKAGPSPWLRMFQNAREWCS from the exons ATGGCGGCTGCCTGTGAAATTACAGCAACCGAGTTTTTGTGG GGTACCCGAAGGCAAAATCTGCTTTTGCAGAGGAACTCCCATGCGCAGAAAAGTCGTTTGCTTTGGGGTACATTCCATGTGCGAAAACCAAAACTGGGTCTATCTAATAGAGGTACTTCACTGAGGTGCCGCGCCCAAGCAAAGCCCAGAGCTGTGGTTTCTGGTGGTGTTACCAGTCCGCTGGATGAAAAATCAAACCTTGTTCAAAAGCCCACTGCAGAGGTTATACATTTTTTTCGTATTCCATTGATCCAGAAGAGTGCGACGGCTGAACTTCTCAAGTCGGTTCAAACGAAAATCTCGAACCAGATTGTTGATTTGAAGACTGAGCAGTGTTTTAATATTGGGCTTGAGGGAGGGCTGTCAGGTCAAAAGCTTTTAGTTCTCAAGTGGCTTCTTCAAGAAACTTATGAGCCTGAAAATTTGGGGACAGAGAGCTTTCTTGATCAGGAGAGGCGAGATGGGATCAATACGGTGATAATTGAGGTTGGACCGAGGTTGTCTTTTACTACTGCATGGTCTGCTAATGCTGTGTCAATTTGCCGAGCGTGTGGGTTGACAGAGGTGACCAGAATGGAACGATCAAGGAGGTACTTGTTATATGTCAAGGCTGGTAGTGCATTGCAAGATCATCAGATTAATGAGTTTGCTGCTATGGTCCATGATCGGATGACCGAGTGTGTTTACACCCAGAAGCTCACATCTTTCGAGACTAGTGTTGTTCCAGAGGAAGTTCGGTATGTACCTGTGATGGAGAGGGGGCGGAAGGCATTGGAGGATATTAATGAGGAAATGGGTTTAGCATTTGATGAGCAAGATTTACAGTATTACACTAGGCTGTTCAGGGAAGACATCAAGCGGGATCCTACAACGGTGGAATTGTTTGATATCGCACAATCTAACAGTGAGCATAGTAGGCACTGGTTTTTTACTGGGAAAATTGTTATTGATGGGCAACCAATGAGTCGGTCTCTCATGCAGATTGTGAAGAGCACTTTACAGGCAAATCCAAATAACTCTGTCATTGGTTTCAAGGACAACTCTAGTGCAATCAAGGGCTTTCTTGTGAAACAATTGCGACCAGTTCAGCCGGGTTTAACATGTCCCTTAGACACAAGTATTCGTGatcttgatattttatttaccgCTGAGACCCATAATTTCCCATGTGCAGTGGCGCCTTACCCTGGTGCAGAGACTGGTGCAGGGGGCCGCATTAGGGACACCCATGCAACAGGAAGGGGGTCTTTTGTTGTTGCTGCTACAGCTGGTTATTGTGTTGGGAATCTTAATATTGAAGGATCTTATGCTCCATGGGAAGATCCATCATTTACATACCCATCCAACTTGGCTTCACCTCTTCAAATCCTCATTGATGCTAGCAATGGCGCGTCTGACTATGGGAACAAATTTGGAGAGCCCTTGATTCAAGGCTATACCAGAACTTTTGGAATGAGACTTCCAAGTGGGGAAAGACGGGAATGGTTAAAGCCAATCATGTTCAGTGCAGGGATTGGGCAGATTGATCACGTCCACATAACAAAAGGAGAGCCTGATATTGGAATGTTAGTAGTTAAGATTGGAGGCCCAGCATATCGCATAGGAATGGGAGGTGGAGCTGCATCTAGTATGGTTAGTGGTCAGAATGATGCTGAGCTTGATTTTAATGCAGTACAGCGTGGAGATGCAGAGATGGCACAGAAATTGTACCGTGTTGTCCGAGCTTGCATTGAAATGAGGGAAGATAACCCAATAATCAGCATACATGACCAGGGTGCTGGTGGGAATTGTAACGTCGTTAAGGAAATAATATACCCAAAGGGTGCTCAGATTGATATTCGGTCAATTGTAGTTGGTGACCACACAATGTCTGTGTTGGAGATATGGGGTGCAGAATATCAGGAGCAAGATGCAATCTTAGTGAAGCCTGAAAGCCGCAGCCTATTGCAATCAATCTGTGAAAGAGAAAGGGTCTCTATGGCTGTTATTGGAACAATAAATGGTGAGGGACGAATTGTTTTAGTTGATAGCAAGGCTATTCAAAGATGTCATTCGAGTGGACTTCCTCCACCTCCTCCTGCTGTGGATCTTGAGCTCGAGAAAGTACTTGGGGACATGCCTAAAAAAGTCTTTGAATTTAAGCGGATTGATCATGAACGAGAACCACTTGATATTGCACCTGGGATCACTGTAATGGAATCTCTGAAGAGGGTACTGAGACTTCCATCAGTCTGTTCAAAACGCTTCTTGACAACAAAAGTTGATCGGTGTGTAACAGGTCTTGTGGCACAGCAGCAAACTGTTGGTCCCTTGCAAATCACCCTTTCTGATGTTGCAGTCATCTCTCAGACTTACACTGACTTGACTGGAGGTGCATGTGCGATTGGGGAACAGCCAATCAAGGGTCTGTTGGATCCAAAAGCAATGGCAAGACTGGCTGTTGGAGAAGCATTGACAAATCTTGTTTGGGCAAAGGTAACTGCTCTATCTGATGTTAAGTCAAGTGCGAACTGGATGTATGCTGCCAAACTTGAAGGCGAAGGAGCAGCCATGTACGATGCTGCTATGGCTCTTTCGGAAGCAATGATTGAGCTTGGTATTGCTATTGATGGAGGGAAGGACAGTCTTTCCATGGCAGCCCATGCATCAGGTGAGGTTGTCAAGGCTCCTGGAAATCTTGTAATCAGTGTTTATGTCACATGTCCTGATATAACCAAAACAGTGACCCCGGATTTGAAGCTTGAAGATGAGGGAATTCTGCTTCACATTGATTTGTCAAAGGGAAAGCGGCGGTTAGGTGGTTCTGCTCTAGCTCAGGTTTTTGATCAAGTAGGAGATGAGTCTCCTGATCTTGATGATGTTCCTTACCTTAAAAGGGCTTTTGAGGGAGTTCAGGAGCTCCTTGCTGATGGGTTGATCTCTGCTGGTCACGATATCAGTGATGGTGGACTGATTGTATGTGTGCTGGAGATGGCATTTGCTGGGAATTGTGGTATTGCCTTGGATTTGACTTCACATGGGAATAGCCTCTTTGAAACACTATTTGCAGAAGAACTTGGCCTTGTTCTAGAGGTTAGCAGGACAAACTTGGACATGATAATGGGAAAGCTTCATGGCGTTGGTGTTTCAGCTGAGATCATTGGACAAGTAACTGCGACTCCCATGATAGAATTAAAGGTTGATGATGTTACTCATTTAAATGAGGACACTTCTTATCTTAGGGACATGTGGGAGGAAACCAGTTTTCAGCTGGAAAAATTCCAAAGATTGGCTTCTTGTGTGGATTTAGAGAAAGAAGGGTTGAAGAGTAGACATGAACCTTCATGGAAATTGTCCTTCACTCCTGCAATTACAGATAAGAAATATATGACTGCAATTTCAAAACCGAAAGTGGCTGTGATTCGAGAGGAAGGCAGCAATGGGGATAGAGAAATGTCTGCTGCATTTTATGCTTCCGGTTTTGAACCATGGGATGTTACCATGTCAGACCTTCTCAATGGAGTCATCTCTCTGCAGGAGTTCCGTGGGATTGTGTTTGTAGGTGGTTTTAGCTATGCTGATGTACTTGATTCTGCCAAAGGTTGGTCGGCTTCTATACGATTCAATCAACCTCTTCTACATCAATTTCAAGAGTTTTACAAACGGGAAGACACTTTTAGTCTTGGGGTTTGCAATGGGTGTCAGCTAATGGCCCTGTTGGGGTGGGTCCCTGGGCCCCAAGTTGGGGGTGTTTTTGGCAATGGTGGAGACCCTTCACAACCAAGGTTCGTCCACAATGAGTCAGGAAGGTTTGAATGTCGCTTCACAAGTGTGACAATAAAGGACTCTCCTGCTATAATGTTCAAAGGAATGGAGGGCAGCACATTGGGTGTGTGGGCTGCCCATGGTGAGGGAAGAGCTTATTTTCCTGATGGTAGTGTTCTGGATAGTGTGATTGATTCAAATTTGGCCCCAATTAGATATTGTGATGATGATGGGAAGCCAACAGAAGTCTATCCTTTCAATCTGAATGGATCTCCCCTAGGAGTAGCAGCGATTTGTTCTCCGGATGGGAGGCATCTTGCTATGATGCCTCATCCAGAGCGATGCTTCTTGATGTGGCAGTTCCCATGGTATCCGAAGCAGTGGAATGTGGACAAGGCAGGCCCCAGTCCTTGGTTGCGAATGTTCCAAAATGCCAGGGAGTGGTGCTCTTGA
- the LOC117927488 gene encoding ribulose bisphosphate carboxylase/oxygenase activase, chloroplastic-like isoform X1, with protein MATAVSTVGAVNRALLSLNGASGAGASVPSSAFLGSSLKKVNSRFTHSKVSSGSFKVVAEVDDETQTEKDKWKGLAFDTSDDQQDIVRGKGMVDSLFQAPMDAGTHYAVMSSYEYISTGLRQYNLDNNMDGFYIAPAFMDKLVVHITKNFMTLPNIKVPLILGIWGGKGQGKSFQCELVFSKMGINPIMMSAGELESGNAGEPAKLIRQRYREAADIIRKGKMCCLFINDLDAGAGRLGGTTQYTVNNQMVNATLMNIADNPTNVQLPGMYNKEENPRVPVIVTGNDFSTLYAPLIRDGRMEKFYWAPTREDRIGVCTGIFRTDNVPVEDIVKLVDTFPGQSIDFFGALRARVYDDMVRDWIAGIGVDTVGKRLVNSKEGPPSFEQPKMTLEKLLEYGSMLVQEQENVKRVQLADKYLNEAALGDANEDAIKSGSFFT; from the exons ATGGCTACTGCCGTCTCAACCGTTGGGGCTGTCAATAGAGCACTG CTGAGCTTGAATGGCGCCTCTGGTGCTGGAGCTTCAGTTCCAAGCTCAGCCTTCCTGGGCAGTAGCTTGAAGAAAGTGAACTCTAGATTCACCCACTCCAAGGTTTCATCAGGAAGTTTCAAGGTTGTTGCAGAAGTGGACGACGAGACGCAGACCGAAAAAGACAAGTGGAAAGGCCTTGCTTTCGATACTTCTGATGACCAGCAAGACATCGTCAGAGGTAAGGGTATGGTTGATTCGCTCTTCCAAGCTCCCATGGACGCAGGAACCCACTATGCTGTCATGAGCTCTTACGAGTATATCAGTACTGGACTTCGCCA GTACAACTTGGACAACAACATGGATGGTTTCTATATTGCTCCTGCATTCATGGACAAGCTTGTTGTTCACATCACCAAGAACTTCATGACCCTGCCTAACATCAAG GTTCCCCTCATCCTTGGTATTTGGGGAGGCAAAGGTCAGGGGAAGTCTTTCCAGTGTGAGCTTGTCTTTTCCAAGATGGGAATCAA CCCCATCATGATGAGCGCTGGAGAATTGGAGAGTGGGAACGCAGGCGAGCCTGCCAAGCTGATCAGGCAAAGGTACCGTGAAGCAGCTGATATAATTAGGAAGGGAAAAATGTGCTGCCTCTTCATCAACGATCTCGATGCAGGAGCAGGTCGGCTAGGTGGAACTACCCAATACACTGTCAACAACCAAATGGTTAATGCCACCCTCATGAACATTGCTGACAACCCAACAAACGTCCAGCTACCTGGTATGTACAACAAGGAGGAGAATCCTCGTGTCCCAGTCATAGTCACCGGTAACGACTTCTCAACATTATATGCTCCTCTCATCCGTGATGGTCGTATGGAGAAATTCTACTGGGCACCTACTCGGGAAGATAGGATTGGCGTTTGCACAGGAATTTTCCGGACTGACAACGTCCCTGTAGAGGACATTGTCAAGCTTGTTGATACCTTCCCTGGTCAATCTATTG ATTTCTTTGGTGCACTAAGGGCAAGAGTTTATGATGATATGGTGCGGGACTGGATAGCAGGAATTGGGGTCGACACAGTGGGGAAGAGGCTTGTGAATTCAAAGGAAGGACCCCCAAGTTTTGAGCAGCCAAAGATGACCCTTGAGAAGCTCCTTGAGTATGGCAGCATGCTTGTCCAAGAACAGGAGAATGTGAAGAGAGTCCAATTGGCAGACAAGTACTTGAATGAGGCTGCTCTTGGAGATGCTAATGAGGATGCTATTAAGAGTGGATCTTTCTTTACTTAG
- the LOC117929268 gene encoding LOB domain-containing protein 33-like, whose product MTGIGASCGACKFLRRRCTSDCVFAPHFCYDQAASHFAAVHKVFGASNVSKLLLHLPLHNRGEAAITISYEALARMRDPVYGCVAHIFALQQQVANLQEEIEILGNHMATFAPDTVTGEHYGATNNLNTGLQFSSQTDTLNMQDYLNQQALLLSHAGNATANQAFDSLMNEQPPPLYGWENQNFFCDSDATPLERLFEGIDQEFSAYYPWSDNTTYPKN is encoded by the exons ATGACAGGGATTGGTGCTTCATGTGGTGCGTGCAAGTtcttgaggagaaggtgcacgAGTGACTGTGTTTTTGCCCCTCACTTCTGTTATGACCAGGCTGCATCCCATTTTGCGGCAGTCCACAAGGTGTTTGGTGCCAGCAATGTCTCTAAGCTATTGCTACACCTTCCCTTGCATAACCGAGGCGAAGCTGCTATCACAATCTCTTATGAAGCACTCGCTCGGATGCGGGATCCTGTCTACGGTTGTGTCGCTCATATCTTTGCACTCCAACAACAG GTTGCCAACCTACAAGAGGAGATAGAAATTCTAGGGAACCACATGGCTACTTTTGCTCCTGATACTGTTACTGGTGAACATTATGGAGCAACTAATAACCTTAACACTGGCCTGCAATTTTCTTCACAAACCGACACTCTGAATATGCAAGATTATCTCAACCAACAGGCTCTGCTACTATCCCATGCAGGGAATGCAACTGCAAATCAGGCCTTTGACAGCCTAATGAATGAACAGCCACCTCCTTTGTATGGATGGGAAAACCAGAACTTTTTCTGCGACTCCGACGCAACCCCATTAGAGAGACTCTTTGAAGGAATTGACCAAGAGTTCTCTGCCTATTACCCATGGTCGGACAACACTACCTATCCCAAAAACTGA
- the LOC117927488 gene encoding ribulose bisphosphate carboxylase/oxygenase activase, chloroplastic-like isoform X2, protein MSSTLKHYETYLMQLSLNGASGAGASVPSSAFLGSSLKKVNSRFTHSKVSSGSFKVVAEVDDETQTEKDKWKGLAFDTSDDQQDIVRGKGMVDSLFQAPMDAGTHYAVMSSYEYISTGLRQYNLDNNMDGFYIAPAFMDKLVVHITKNFMTLPNIKVPLILGIWGGKGQGKSFQCELVFSKMGINPIMMSAGELESGNAGEPAKLIRQRYREAADIIRKGKMCCLFINDLDAGAGRLGGTTQYTVNNQMVNATLMNIADNPTNVQLPGMYNKEENPRVPVIVTGNDFSTLYAPLIRDGRMEKFYWAPTREDRIGVCTGIFRTDNVPVEDIVKLVDTFPGQSIDFFGALRARVYDDMVRDWIAGIGVDTVGKRLVNSKEGPPSFEQPKMTLEKLLEYGSMLVQEQENVKRVQLADKYLNEAALGDANEDAIKSGSFFT, encoded by the exons ATGTCGTCTACTTTGAAGCATTATGAGACTTATTTGATGCAGCTGAGCTTGAATGGCGCCTCTGGTGCTGGAGCTTCAGTTCCAAGCTCAGCCTTCCTGGGCAGTAGCTTGAAGAAAGTGAACTCTAGATTCACCCACTCCAAGGTTTCATCAGGAAGTTTCAAGGTTGTTGCAGAAGTGGACGACGAGACGCAGACCGAAAAAGACAAGTGGAAAGGCCTTGCTTTCGATACTTCTGATGACCAGCAAGACATCGTCAGAGGTAAGGGTATGGTTGATTCGCTCTTCCAAGCTCCCATGGACGCAGGAACCCACTATGCTGTCATGAGCTCTTACGAGTATATCAGTACTGGACTTCGCCA GTACAACTTGGACAACAACATGGATGGTTTCTATATTGCTCCTGCATTCATGGACAAGCTTGTTGTTCACATCACCAAGAACTTCATGACCCTGCCTAACATCAAG GTTCCCCTCATCCTTGGTATTTGGGGAGGCAAAGGTCAGGGGAAGTCTTTCCAGTGTGAGCTTGTCTTTTCCAAGATGGGAATCAA CCCCATCATGATGAGCGCTGGAGAATTGGAGAGTGGGAACGCAGGCGAGCCTGCCAAGCTGATCAGGCAAAGGTACCGTGAAGCAGCTGATATAATTAGGAAGGGAAAAATGTGCTGCCTCTTCATCAACGATCTCGATGCAGGAGCAGGTCGGCTAGGTGGAACTACCCAATACACTGTCAACAACCAAATGGTTAATGCCACCCTCATGAACATTGCTGACAACCCAACAAACGTCCAGCTACCTGGTATGTACAACAAGGAGGAGAATCCTCGTGTCCCAGTCATAGTCACCGGTAACGACTTCTCAACATTATATGCTCCTCTCATCCGTGATGGTCGTATGGAGAAATTCTACTGGGCACCTACTCGGGAAGATAGGATTGGCGTTTGCACAGGAATTTTCCGGACTGACAACGTCCCTGTAGAGGACATTGTCAAGCTTGTTGATACCTTCCCTGGTCAATCTATTG ATTTCTTTGGTGCACTAAGGGCAAGAGTTTATGATGATATGGTGCGGGACTGGATAGCAGGAATTGGGGTCGACACAGTGGGGAAGAGGCTTGTGAATTCAAAGGAAGGACCCCCAAGTTTTGAGCAGCCAAAGATGACCCTTGAGAAGCTCCTTGAGTATGGCAGCATGCTTGTCCAAGAACAGGAGAATGTGAAGAGAGTCCAATTGGCAGACAAGTACTTGAATGAGGCTGCTCTTGGAGATGCTAATGAGGATGCTATTAAGAGTGGATCTTTCTTTACTTAG